The DNA sequence TCCACAGTTGACCGGCTTTTACCCACCGGATGTCCACATGTCGATCACCAGGGTGCAGGGGTACCCGGTGATCGCAGCACGGCCGCGCGTGGCGGCCGGGACGTCGACCGGGGCGGCCGGCGCGGAGGGGAAGGTGATCGGCGGATGAGGTGCCCGTTCTGCCGGCATGCGGACTCTCGGGTCGTCGACTCCCGAGAGGTGGATGAAGGCCAGGCGATCCGCAGGCGGCGCTCGTGCGCGTCCTGCGGCAGGCGGTTCACGACGTCGGAGACGATGGTGCTCGCCGTCGTGAAGCGCTCCGGGGTCACCGAGCAGTTCAACCGGGACAAGGTGGTCAGCGGCGTCCGCCGTGCGTGCCAGGGCAGGCCGGTCGACGACGACGCGCTGCAGCAGCTCGCGCAGCGCGTGGAGGAGTCGATCCGCTCCGCCGGGCTGGCCGAGATCCCGAGTCACGAGGTCGGCCTGGCGATCCTGGGCCCGCTGCGTGAGCTCGACGGGGTCGCCTACCTCCGGTTCGCCAGTGTCTACCGCTCGTTCTCCTCGGTCGAGGACTTCGAGAAGGAGATCGCCGACCTTCGTGAGGCCATCGCGGGTGCTGCTGCGCCGAAGGAGAGCGATCAGCGCGACGACGGCGATTGACCGTCCCGCTGCGGGAGTGAGGGTTCGACCATGACCGAAACCGTGGGGACCGGGGCCAGGGCGGCCACCGGCAAGAAGAACAAGGCCGCCGGCGGGCTGAGCGTGAAGCGTGTCTTCACCACCGAGGGCGAGCACCCGTACGACCAGGTCACCTGGGAGCAGCGGGACGTCGTGATGACCAACTGGCGCGACGGCTCGGTCAACTTCGAGCAGCGCGGCGTGGAGTTCCCCGAGTCGTGGTCGGTCAACGCCACGAACATCGTCACCAGCAAGTACTTCCGGGGCGCCGTCGGCAGCCCCCAGCGCGAGCGCAGCCTCAAGCAGCTCATCGACCGCGTCGTGCACACGTACGTCAAGGCCGCCCGCGACCACGGCTACTTCACCTCGCCGCAGGACCTCGAGATCTTCGAGCACGAGCTCACCTGGATGCTGCTGCACCAGGTCTTCAGCTTCAACTCCCCGGTCTGGTTCAACGTCGGCACGTCGTCGAAGCAGCAGGTCAGCGCCTGTTTCATCCTCGCCGTCGACGACACCATGGAGTCGATCCTCAACTGGTACCGGGAAGAGGGCCTGATCTTCAAGGGCGGTTCCGGCGCCGGCCTCAACCTCTCCCGCATCCGCTCCTCGAAGGAACTGCTCACCTCCGGTGGCACTGCCTCGGGCCCGGTCTCGTTCATGCGCGGCGCCGACGCGTCCGCGGGCACCATCAAGTCCGGCGGCGCCACCCGGCGCGCGGCGAAGATGGTCGTGCTCGACGTCGACCACCCGGACATCGAGGAGTTCATCCAGACCAAGGCGCGCGAAGAGAAGAAGATCAAGGTCCTGCGCGACGCCGGGTTCGACATGGACCTCTCCGGCGCGGACATCTCCTCGGTGCAGTACCAGAACGCGAACAACTCGGTCCGCGTGTCCGACGAGTTCATGCAGGCGGTCGAGAACAACACGGACTTCGCGCTGCGCGCCCGGCTCACCGGCGAGGAGATCTCCCGGACCGACGCGAAGACGCTCTTCCGCACCGTGGCGCAGGCCGCGTGGGAGTGCGCCGACCCCGGCATCCAGTACGACGGCACGATCAACGACTGGCACACCTGCCCGGAGTCCGGCCGCATCACCGCGTCCAACCCGTGCAGCGAGTACATGCACCTCGACAACTCGAGCTGCAACCTCGCCTCGCTGAACCTGCTCAAGTTCGTCACGCCCGAGGGCACCTTCGACGCCCCGCTGTTCGCCCGCGCGGTCGAGTTCGTGATCACCGCGATGGACGTCTCGATCTGCTTCGCGGACTTCCCGACCGAGCCGATCGCCGACACCACGCGGAAGTTCCGCCAGCTCGGCATCGGCTACGCCAACCTCGGCGCGCTGCTGATGGCGCTGGGCCACGCGTACGACTCCGACGGCGGCCGCGCGCTCGCGGCGGCGATCACGTCGCTGATGACCGGCGTCTCCTACCGGCGTTCGGCGGAGCTGGCCCAGGCCGTCGGCGCGTACGAGGGTTACGCCCGCAACGCCGAGCCGCACCAGCGCGTCATGCGCAAGCACGCGGCGGCGAACGAGCTCGTCCGCACCTACCACGCGAACGACGCCGCGGTCCGCGCGCTGGCGACCGAGGAGTGGAAGCGCGGCATCGACATCGGCACGAAGCACGGCTGGCGCAACGCGCAGGCGTCGGTGCTCGCGCCCACCGGCACCATCGGTTTCATGATGGACTGCGACACCACCGGGATCGAGCCGGACTTCTCGCTGGTGAAGTTCAAGAAGCTCGTCGGCGGCGGCTCGATGCAGATCGTCAACCAGACCGTGCCGCGCGCGCTGGAGGCGCTCGGTTACCAGGCCGAGCAGGTCGAGGCGATCGTCGAGTTCGTGGCGCAGAACGGCCACGTCGTCGACGCGCCGGGGCTGCGGCCCGAGCACTACGAGGTGTTCGACTGCGCGGTCGGCGAGCGCTCGATCGCGCCGATCGGGCACGTCCGGATGATGGCCGCGGTGCAGCCGTTCCTGTCCGGCGCGATCTCGAAGACCGTCAACATGCCGGAGACGGCGACGGTCGAAGAGGTCGAGGAGATCTACTTCCAGGGCTGGAAGCTCGGCCTCAAGGCCCTCGCCATCTACCGCGACAACTGCAAGGTCGGCCAGCCGCTGTCGACGGCGAAGAAAGACAAGGTCGCGGCGGAGCCGGAGAAGGTCGTCGAGTACCGGCCGGTGCGCAAGCGCCTGCCGAAGAAGCGCCCGAGCCAGACGGTGTCGTTCACCGTCGGCGGCGCGGAGGGCTACCTGACGGCGGGCTCGTACCCGGACGACGGCCTCGGCGAGATCTTCGTCAAGCTCGGCAAGCAGGGTTCGACGCTGGCCGGCGTGATGGACGCGTTCTCGATGTCGATCTCGGTGGGCCTGCAGTACGGCATCCCGCTCGAGTTCTACGTCTCGAAGTTCTCCAACCTGCGTTTCGAGCCGGCCGGCATGACCGACGACCCGGACATCCGGATCGCCACGAGCGTGCTGGACTACCTGTTCCGCCGGCTGGCGCTGGACTACCTGCCGGAGGAAAAGCGCGCGCAGCTGGGCATCCTGTCCGCGGACGAACGCTCGGCCGAGGTCGAAGCCAACTACGGCGGCACCGTGGACCTCGGCGCCTTGCAGTCCACAGTGGACTCCTCGCCGGAGCCGCACACAGCGGAATCCGAGCACCCGCACCGCGAAGCCCAGACGACGACGGAGCTGATGGAACTCCGCCTCGGCAAGGCCGCGGACGCCCCGCTGTGCATGACGTGCGGAACGAAGATGCGCCCAGCGGGTTCGTGCTACGCCTGCGAAGGCTGCGGCGCGACCTCGGGCTGCAGCTGATCGGTCGTTTCCCGTTGCGTGGCCCGGG is a window from the Amycolatopsis sp. NBC_00355 genome containing:
- the nrdR gene encoding transcriptional regulator NrdR; protein product: MRCPFCRHADSRVVDSREVDEGQAIRRRRSCASCGRRFTTSETMVLAVVKRSGVTEQFNRDKVVSGVRRACQGRPVDDDALQQLAQRVEESIRSAGLAEIPSHEVGLAILGPLRELDGVAYLRFASVYRSFSSVEDFEKEIADLREAIAGAAAPKESDQRDDGD
- a CDS encoding vitamin B12-dependent ribonucleotide reductase, with amino-acid sequence MTETVGTGARAATGKKNKAAGGLSVKRVFTTEGEHPYDQVTWEQRDVVMTNWRDGSVNFEQRGVEFPESWSVNATNIVTSKYFRGAVGSPQRERSLKQLIDRVVHTYVKAARDHGYFTSPQDLEIFEHELTWMLLHQVFSFNSPVWFNVGTSSKQQVSACFILAVDDTMESILNWYREEGLIFKGGSGAGLNLSRIRSSKELLTSGGTASGPVSFMRGADASAGTIKSGGATRRAAKMVVLDVDHPDIEEFIQTKAREEKKIKVLRDAGFDMDLSGADISSVQYQNANNSVRVSDEFMQAVENNTDFALRARLTGEEISRTDAKTLFRTVAQAAWECADPGIQYDGTINDWHTCPESGRITASNPCSEYMHLDNSSCNLASLNLLKFVTPEGTFDAPLFARAVEFVITAMDVSICFADFPTEPIADTTRKFRQLGIGYANLGALLMALGHAYDSDGGRALAAAITSLMTGVSYRRSAELAQAVGAYEGYARNAEPHQRVMRKHAAANELVRTYHANDAAVRALATEEWKRGIDIGTKHGWRNAQASVLAPTGTIGFMMDCDTTGIEPDFSLVKFKKLVGGGSMQIVNQTVPRALEALGYQAEQVEAIVEFVAQNGHVVDAPGLRPEHYEVFDCAVGERSIAPIGHVRMMAAVQPFLSGAISKTVNMPETATVEEVEEIYFQGWKLGLKALAIYRDNCKVGQPLSTAKKDKVAAEPEKVVEYRPVRKRLPKKRPSQTVSFTVGGAEGYLTAGSYPDDGLGEIFVKLGKQGSTLAGVMDAFSMSISVGLQYGIPLEFYVSKFSNLRFEPAGMTDDPDIRIATSVLDYLFRRLALDYLPEEKRAQLGILSADERSAEVEANYGGTVDLGALQSTVDSSPEPHTAESEHPHREAQTTTELMELRLGKAADAPLCMTCGTKMRPAGSCYACEGCGATSGCS